A portion of the Calothrix sp. 336/3 genome contains these proteins:
- a CDS encoding peptidylprolyl isomerase has product MNIVASIDGVWQAVTKNFSNLEEKQILPLLKQYGVMPQFAREMIIAEAIATINLTPEERFQLYKNFYQEQKINTDADVQTWLKVRGLETSQLDYLVTRLGKLEKFQQETWGNKLHSYFLQRKGKLDRVVYSLLRVDDMAIAQELYFRIQAGEQSFGELAKEYSQGLEAHTYGLLGPVELSVPHPTLANLLMRSQPGQLLAPTSLEKWIVIVRLEKIIPAQFDTAMQKRLLNELMENWLQTQLKEFITQV; this is encoded by the coding sequence ATGAACATAGTTGCAAGCATTGATGGAGTTTGGCAAGCAGTCACGAAAAATTTTAGTAATTTAGAAGAAAAGCAAATATTACCCCTGCTCAAGCAATATGGTGTGATGCCACAATTTGCACGGGAGATGATAATTGCGGAGGCGATCGCCACTATTAATTTGACTCCAGAGGAAAGATTTCAACTCTATAAAAACTTCTATCAAGAACAAAAAATTAATACTGATGCAGATGTACAAACATGGTTAAAAGTCCGGGGTTTAGAAACTTCCCAACTCGATTATCTCGTTACCCGTCTAGGAAAACTAGAAAAATTTCAGCAAGAAACCTGGGGAAATAAACTCCATTCCTACTTTCTGCAACGCAAAGGAAAATTAGATCGAGTCGTATATTCCCTATTGCGTGTTGATGACATGGCGATCGCCCAAGAACTATATTTTCGCATTCAAGCAGGGGAACAATCTTTCGGTGAATTAGCCAAGGAATATTCCCAAGGATTAGAAGCTCATACCTATGGGTTACTTGGACCTGTAGAATTATCAGTACCCCATCCCACCCTAGCAAATTTGTTGATGCGTAGTCAACCGGGACAACTTTTAGCACCCACTTCCCTAGAAAAATGGATTGTAATTGTCAGATTAGAAAAAATCATTCCCGCACAATTTGATACGGCAATGCAAAAACGCTTGTTAAATGAATTAATGGAAAACTGGTTACAAACCCAGTTAAAAGAATTTATCACCCAGGTTTAA
- a CDS encoding AMIN domain-containing protein, protein MRISRPNAKAFLKSLKFQLYIALCLGIVTSWQDESSHAQVIFTTPSQRTTQQMTEPIQVTGVKLRQTRKGFEVHLVTKSGQLAVPKPNFEGGNIIVLEIPNAVMALPDGKFFDATQPASGILAVSVLQVEGNRIEVRVKGEKGIPNMYLISGN, encoded by the coding sequence ATGAGAATTTCCCGTCCAAATGCAAAAGCTTTCCTGAAAAGCTTAAAATTTCAGTTATATATTGCTCTTTGCCTAGGGATAGTAACTAGCTGGCAAGATGAAAGTAGTCATGCTCAGGTAATATTCACAACACCTTCCCAGAGAACAACCCAGCAAATGACAGAACCCATCCAGGTGACTGGGGTAAAATTACGTCAGACACGGAAAGGCTTTGAAGTCCATTTAGTTACCAAATCTGGGCAGTTAGCTGTACCGAAACCTAACTTTGAGGGTGGTAATATTATTGTCTTAGAAATTCCCAATGCGGTGATGGCATTACCTGATGGTAAATTCTTTGATGCTACACAACCAGCATCGGGAATCCTTGCGGTGTCAGTATTACAGGTAGAGGGAAACCGGATTGAAGTGAGGGTGAAAGGTGAAAAGGGAATACCCAATATGTATCTAATTTCTGGAAATTAA
- a CDS encoding HpcH/HpaI aldolase/citrate lyase family protein, which translates to MKKNQLKQKLHNGEVVLGMFMNCAYPAFVEICGHAGFDFVVIDMEHSPLHTLAAEDLCRAADSVGIAPVVRVRKNDAPQIQRALDIGSTGVQIPQIETKADAEACVQAAKYSPLGKRGLSFGTRAAMYTSAGTNITDSLNAESLVVVHIEGKQGVEQIAEIVSVPHIDVVFLGPYDLSQSLGIPGQVGDRRVVELMQQCITTIRNAGKAVGTFADNPETAQKWIDAGVQYIGLGVDVSVFYRACAGLMKTMRN; encoded by the coding sequence ATGAAAAAAAATCAACTCAAACAGAAACTGCACAACGGTGAAGTTGTTCTTGGTATGTTTATGAACTGTGCATATCCAGCATTTGTAGAAATCTGCGGACATGCGGGTTTTGATTTTGTCGTGATTGATATGGAACATAGTCCCCTACATACCCTTGCTGCGGAAGACTTGTGTCGTGCTGCGGATTCCGTGGGAATTGCGCCTGTGGTACGTGTGCGTAAGAACGATGCACCCCAAATTCAACGCGCTTTAGATATTGGCAGTACGGGTGTACAGATACCCCAAATTGAAACCAAAGCAGATGCGGAAGCTTGCGTACAAGCAGCTAAATACAGTCCCCTTGGTAAACGGGGTTTATCCTTTGGTACTCGTGCAGCAATGTATACATCTGCGGGTACAAATATTACTGATAGTTTGAATGCAGAATCCTTGGTGGTGGTGCATATTGAGGGAAAACAGGGAGTGGAGCAAATTGCAGAGATTGTCAGTGTTCCCCATATTGATGTGGTTTTTCTAGGTCCCTATGACTTATCCCAATCTCTGGGAATTCCTGGGCAAGTTGGCGATCGCCGAGTAGTGGAATTAATGCAGCAATGTATCACAACTATCCGCAATGCAGGTAAAGCTGTTGGTACATTTGCAGATAACCCAGAAACTGCCCAAAAATGGATAGATGCAGGTGTGCAATATATCGGTCTGGGTGTGGATGTTAGTGTTTTTTATCGTGCTTGTGCTGGTTTGATGAAAACTATGCGGAATTAA
- a CDS encoding 2OG-Fe dioxygenase family protein has product MQRVSTATELEYAFLFTLRKVNSIDAEGLQPFFQELPIDPYIKGNYRLRRLSRFTVDGDNLIKLPHGYLYQPKQYNPLMGDIKREFAELEDTLVEQDAFKHLVLAFSDSCKLHPEAEIGVHQIRTTCSPESFGNPAPEGIHRDGTDFIGIFAVNRQNIVGGETHLYVEKKEKPVFNKILHPGDLLLINDHEFFHYTTPVKPMDNSMGVRDVFVLTSPSLLFD; this is encoded by the coding sequence ATGCAACGAGTTTCTACCGCTACGGAATTAGAATATGCTTTTCTGTTCACGTTAAGAAAGGTAAATTCCATTGATGCTGAAGGTTTGCAACCATTTTTCCAAGAATTGCCCATAGACCCGTATATTAAGGGTAATTACCGTTTGAGGCGACTATCCAGATTTACCGTTGATGGAGATAATTTAATTAAATTGCCCCACGGATATCTCTATCAACCAAAGCAATATAACCCGTTAATGGGTGATATCAAAAGGGAATTTGCAGAATTAGAAGATACACTCGTAGAGCAAGACGCATTCAAACATTTAGTTTTAGCATTTAGTGATTCCTGTAAGTTGCACCCAGAGGCAGAAATTGGAGTACATCAAATTAGAACTACCTGTTCTCCCGAAAGTTTTGGTAATCCTGCACCGGAAGGAATTCACCGAGATGGAACAGATTTTATCGGTATTTTTGCAGTCAATCGTCAAAATATTGTCGGTGGAGAAACCCATTTATATGTAGAGAAGAAAGAAAAGCCAGTTTTTAATAAGATTCTCCATCCGGGAGATTTACTCTTAATTAATGACCATGAATTTTTCCACTATACAACCCCCGTGAAGCCCATGGATAATTCTATGGGAGTGAGAGATGTATTTGTATTAACTTCTCCCAGTTTGTTGTTTGATTAA
- a CDS encoding PA14 domain-containing protein, translating to MNVFNKTQNVDNNLAINYGSGIQANPQVDFSKDNIQTFGKSSYYTHQLDGKDYLKDLSHYLSKSGSKNLVFIDTAIADYESLAANITKGADVFLVDSRRDGIKQISQVLSQYKNISSVHIVSHGMSGGIQIGNTTIDGSNLKKYSKQLKQWSSHLATGADILLYGCNVAGNESGKKFVQQFSQLTQADVAASTDLTGNHKAGGDWDLEFQAGKITTTIAFNGGAIASQTSSIVNYSGVLDLGTGLNAQYYDNQNFTNLALTRTDATVNFDWGTGSPAANIGADTFSVRWTGQIQPRYSETYTFYTTTDDGVRLFINNQQVINRFVDQSPTEATGQITLQAGQKYDIRMEYYENGGGAVAQLGWSSLSQTREIIPQSRLYTSSSPTANLTATNVSTAGGTSYEFTVTYTDDTGVNVATLDSQDILVTGTGGFSQLATFVGVNTPSNGTPRIATYRITPPGGSWNGADDGVYTITLQPNQVSDIDGSFTGSSTLGTFAVDVTGLGTGLKGEYYDNQNFTNLALIRTDATVNFDWGTGSPAANIGADTFSVRWTGQIQPRYSETYTFYTTTDDGVRLFINNQQVINRFVDQSPTEATGQITLQAGQKYDIRMEYYENGGGAVAQLGWSSLSQTREIIPQSRLYTSSSPTANLTATNVSTAGGTSYEFTVTYTDDTGVNVATLDSQDILVTGTGGFSQLATFVGVNTPSNGTPRIATYRITPPGGSWNGADDGVYTITLQPNQVSDIDGSFTGSSTLGTFAVDVTGVGTGLKGEYYDNQNFTNLALTRTDATVNFDWGTGYTAANIGADTFSVRWTGQIQPRYSETYTFYTTTDDGVRLFINNQQVINRFVDQSPTEATGQITLQAGQKYDIRMEYYENGGGAVAQLGWSSLSQTREIIPQSRLYSTSSPTANLTASNVSTAGGTSYEFTVTYTDDTGVNVATLDSQDILVTGTGGFSQLATFVGVNTPSNGTPRIATYRITPPGGSWNGADDGVYTITLQPNQVSDIDGSFTGSSTLGTFAVDVTGLGTGLKGEYYDNQNFTNLALIRTDATVNFDWGTGSPAANIGADTFSVRWTGQIQPRYSETYTFYTTTDDGVRLFINNQQVINRFVDQSPTEATGQITLQAGQKYDIRMEYYENGGGAVAQLGWSSLSQTREIIPQSRLYLPSNPPRITLGSSPASVDESNGTVSFTVLRSGDNLNVTSSVQYQTIAESATAGSDFTPVQGTLVFAPGETSKIVPVPILNDTLAEVDETFSFVIDRPEGADLGTQRTRRVILEDDDRTFLTFSAPVVNENDGTVVVTVKRGNTTQAASVNYATQNDTAVAGSDYLAVSGTLNFAVGERTQNITIPLVNNNVGEVNEKLRVNFSNAVNVGLNPPASLEVTIIDDDPGNFTRQTVVSGLNQPTAFDWTPDGSRMFIAQKNGVVKVYNYATQAVTDFIDISAQVNDVRDRGLLGLAVHPNFSTNPYVYLGFTYDPPEAYNNINPNTNYDDPDGAGNRPSRVIRVTVDPTTFTAIAGSEVVLLGTNSTWANTSRPDGNSTDDFTIPPSGINPDGTNVRDYLATDSESHTIGALRFGTDGSLFVSNGDGTSYNRRDERGVRVQDIDNLSGKILRIDPITGNGLADNPFYDGNPTSNRSKVYNLGLRNPFRFTINKENNTPVIGDVGWGGWEEVNTGRGVNFGWPYFEGGNGNSLQQPDYGNLPQAQAFYASGSPVTAPIYAYPHTGGSNAIVMGDFYTGTTYPSIYQGALFIGDISKGTVDSLRLDSAGNVVSVQRFDSNLLTPVQMSSGPDGNLYFASLFGNSIGRWTLVPPST from the coding sequence ATGAATGTTTTTAACAAAACCCAGAATGTTGACAACAATCTTGCCATTAATTACGGCTCAGGAATTCAAGCAAATCCTCAAGTAGATTTTTCAAAAGATAATATCCAAACCTTTGGCAAATCCAGCTATTATACCCATCAACTAGATGGGAAAGATTACCTCAAAGATTTATCTCATTACTTATCAAAATCAGGGTCAAAAAACCTAGTTTTTATAGATACCGCCATTGCTGACTATGAAAGTCTAGCAGCAAACATTACCAAAGGCGCGGACGTTTTTCTCGTTGATAGTCGTCGTGATGGTATCAAGCAAATTAGCCAAGTTTTATCTCAATATAAAAATATCTCCAGTGTACATATTGTTTCCCATGGGATGAGTGGTGGGATACAGATAGGTAATACCACAATTGATGGTAGTAACCTGAAAAAATACAGCAAACAGCTGAAACAATGGTCATCCCATTTAGCTACAGGTGCAGACATCCTCTTGTATGGGTGTAATGTTGCCGGTAATGAATCTGGTAAAAAGTTTGTACAGCAATTCAGTCAACTAACTCAAGCAGATGTTGCTGCATCAACTGATTTAACAGGTAATCACAAAGCCGGTGGTGATTGGGATTTAGAGTTTCAGGCAGGGAAAATTACTACTACTATTGCTTTTAATGGAGGGGCGATCGCCTCCCAGACAAGTTCCATTGTCAACTATTCTGGAGTCCTAGATTTAGGCACAGGATTAAATGCACAATACTACGATAACCAGAACTTCACCAACCTAGCACTGACGCGCACCGACGCAACAGTCAACTTCGATTGGGGTACAGGTTCCCCCGCAGCAAATATAGGTGCAGACACCTTCTCAGTGCGGTGGACAGGACAAATTCAACCCCGTTACAGCGAAACCTACACCTTCTACACCACAACAGATGACGGTGTACGTCTATTCATCAACAATCAGCAAGTTATCAACCGTTTTGTTGACCAATCTCCCACGGAAGCAACTGGACAAATTACCCTGCAAGCTGGTCAAAAGTATGACATCCGTATGGAGTACTACGAGAATGGAGGGGGAGCAGTTGCTCAACTGGGTTGGTCGAGTTTATCCCAAACTAGGGAAATTATTCCCCAATCTCGTCTGTATACCAGTTCTTCACCCACAGCTAACCTGACTGCAACCAATGTTAGTACTGCTGGTGGTACGAGTTATGAATTTACCGTTACCTACACAGATGATACAGGTGTAAATGTTGCCACCCTCGATAGTCAAGATATCTTAGTCACCGGAACAGGTGGTTTCAGTCAATTAGCAACCTTCGTCGGTGTCAATACACCCAGTAATGGGACTCCTCGGATTGCCACCTACCGGATTACCCCTCCTGGAGGTAGTTGGAACGGTGCAGATGATGGTGTGTATACAATTACCCTACAACCTAATCAAGTCAGTGATATCGATGGTAGTTTTACAGGTTCTTCCACCCTAGGGACTTTTGCAGTTGATGTCACTGGTTTGGGAACTGGACTCAAGGGAGAATACTACGATAACCAGAACTTCACCAACCTCGCACTTATCCGCACCGACGCAACAGTTAACTTTGACTGGGGTACAGGTTCCCCCGCAGCAAATATAGGTGCAGACACCTTCTCAGTGCGGTGGACAGGACAAATTCAACCCCGTTACAGCGAAACCTACACCTTCTACACCACAACAGATGACGGTGTACGTCTATTCATCAACAATCAGCAAGTTATCAACCGTTTTGTTGACCAATCTCCCACGGAAGCAACTGGACAAATTACCCTGCAAGCTGGTCAAAAGTATGACATCCGTATGGAGTACTACGAGAATGGAGGGGGAGCAGTTGCTCAACTGGGTTGGTCGAGTTTATCCCAAACTAGGGAAATTATTCCCCAATCTCGTCTGTATACCAGTTCTTCACCCACAGCTAACCTGACTGCAACCAATGTTAGTACTGCTGGTGGTACGAGTTATGAATTTACCGTTACCTACACAGATGATACAGGTGTAAATGTTGCCACCCTCGATAGTCAAGATATCTTAGTCACCGGAACAGGTGGTTTCAGTCAATTAGCAACCTTCGTCGGTGTCAATACACCCAGTAATGGGACTCCTCGGATTGCCACCTACCGGATTACCCCTCCTGGAGGTAGTTGGAACGGTGCAGATGATGGTGTGTATACAATTACTCTACAACCCAATCAAGTCAGTGATATCGATGGTAGTTTTACAGGTTCTTCCACCCTAGGGACTTTTGCAGTTGATGTCACTGGTGTGGGAACTGGACTCAAAGGAGAATACTACGATAACCAGAACTTCACCAACCTAGCACTGACGCGCACCGACGCAACAGTCAACTTCGATTGGGGTACAGGTTACACCGCAGCAAATATAGGTGCAGACACCTTCTCCGTGCGGTGGACAGGACAAATTCAACCCCGTTACAGCGAAACCTACACCTTCTACACCACAACAGATGACGGTGTACGTCTATTCATCAACAATCAGCAAGTTATCAACCGTTTTGTTGACCAATCTCCCACGGAAGCAACTGGACAAATTACCCTGCAAGCTGGTCAAAAGTATGACATCCGTATGGAGTACTACGAGAATGGAGGGGGAGCAGTTGCTCAACTGGGTTGGTCGAGTTTATCCCAAACTAGGGAAATCATTCCCCAATCTCGTCTGTATAGCACTTCTTCACCCACAGCTAACCTGACTGCAAGCAATGTTAGTACTGCTGGTGGTACGAGTTATGAATTTACCGTTACCTACACAGATGATACAGGTGTAAATGTTGCCACCCTCGATAGTCAAGATATCTTAGTCACCGGAACAGGTGGTTTCAGTCAATTAGCAACCTTCGTCGGTGTCAATACACCCAGTAATGGGACTCCTCGGATTGCCACCTACCGGATTACCCCTCCTGGAGGTAGTTGGAACGGTGCAGATGATGGTGTGTATACAATTACCCTACAACCTAATCAAGTCAGTGATATCGATGGTAGTTTTACAGGTTCTTCCACCCTAGGGACTTTTGCAGTTGATGTCACTGGTTTGGGAACTGGACTCAAGGGAGAATACTACGATAACCAGAACTTCACCAACCTCGCACTTATCCGCACCGACGCAACAGTTAACTTTGACTGGGGTACAGGTTCCCCCGCAGCAAATATAGGTGCAGACACCTTCTCAGTGCGGTGGACAGGACAAATTCAACCCCGTTACAGCGAAACCTACACCTTCTACACCACAACAGATGACGGTGTACGTCTATTCATCAACAATCAGCAAGTTATCAACCGTTTTGTTGACCAATCTCCCACGGAAGCAACTGGACAAATTACCCTGCAAGCTGGTCAAAAGTATGACATCCGTATGGAGTACTACGAGAATGGAGGGGGAGCAGTTGCTCAACTGGGTTGGTCTAGTTTATCCCAAACTAGGGAAATCATTCCCCAATCTCGTCTGTATCTGCCATCTAATCCACCGAGAATTACTTTAGGATCTTCTCCTGCAAGTGTGGACGAAAGTAATGGAACCGTCAGTTTCACAGTGTTACGCAGTGGTGATAATTTAAATGTGACTTCTAGTGTTCAGTATCAAACCATTGCTGAGAGTGCAACTGCGGGTAGTGACTTTACCCCAGTGCAAGGAACATTAGTTTTTGCTCCTGGAGAAACAAGCAAGATTGTGCCAGTACCGATTTTGAATGATACTCTGGCAGAAGTGGATGAGACCTTTAGTTTTGTTATCGATCGTCCAGAGGGTGCAGATTTGGGAACTCAAAGAACCAGAAGAGTTATTCTTGAGGATGACGATCGCACATTCTTAACTTTCTCTGCTCCTGTAGTAAATGAGAATGATGGTACGGTTGTGGTGACGGTGAAGCGGGGTAATACGACCCAGGCTGCTAGTGTAAATTATGCCACTCAAAATGATACAGCTGTGGCAGGTAGTGATTATCTAGCTGTCTCTGGAACTCTGAATTTTGCGGTGGGAGAGCGCACCCAGAATATTACGATTCCCTTGGTGAATAATAATGTTGGTGAGGTAAACGAAAAATTAAGGGTGAATTTCAGTAATGCTGTGAATGTGGGGTTAAATCCTCCCGCAAGCTTAGAAGTTACTATTATCGATGATGACCCCGGTAATTTCACCAGACAGACTGTAGTTTCTGGTTTGAACCAACCCACAGCATTTGATTGGACTCCCGATGGTTCTCGGATGTTCATTGCCCAGAAAAATGGCGTGGTGAAGGTATATAATTATGCCACTCAGGCGGTAACAGATTTTATCGATATCTCTGCTCAGGTGAATGATGTCCGCGATCGCGGTTTACTGGGACTAGCTGTCCATCCCAATTTCTCTACTAATCCCTACGTCTACCTGGGATTTACCTATGATCCACCAGAAGCATACAACAATATCAACCCCAACACCAATTATGATGACCCCGATGGTGCAGGAAATCGTCCTTCCCGCGTGATTCGAGTCACCGTTGACCCCACAACCTTTACGGCAATTGCTGGTAGCGAAGTTGTGCTTCTTGGTACCAATAGTACATGGGCAAATACTAGTCGTCCTGATGGCAACAGTACCGATGACTTCACCATTCCTCCTTCGGGAATTAACCCTGACGGTACAAATGTCCGCGATTACCTAGCAACGGATAGTGAATCCCACACCATTGGAGCGCTACGTTTTGGTACTGATGGTTCCCTCTTCGTGAGTAATGGGGATGGTACATCCTACAACCGTAGAGATGAAAGAGGTGTGAGAGTTCAAGATATTGATAACCTTTCTGGTAAGATACTGCGAATCGACCCCATCACTGGTAACGGTTTAGCTGATAACCCCTTCTACGATGGCAATCCCACAAGCAACCGTTCTAAAGTTTACAATCTAGGTCTACGTAATCCCTTCCGCTTTACAATCAACAAAGAAAATAATACTCCTGTGATTGGGGATGTTGGTTGGGGAGGTTGGGAAGAAGTCAATACCGGACGTGGTGTGAACTTTGGCTGGCCCTATTTTGAAGGTGGCAATGGTAATAGTCTACAACAACCGGATTATGGCAATTTACCACAAGCTCAGGCTTTCTATGCCAGTGGTTCTCCTGTAACTGCGCCAATTTACGCCTATCCCCATACTGGCGGTTCCAACGCGATCGTTATGGGTGATTTCTACACAGGTACAACCTATCCTTCTATCTATCAAGGTGCTTTGTTTATCGGTGATATCAGTAAGGGTACAGTAGATTCACTGAGGTTAGATAGTGCTGGCAATGTTGTCTCCGTGCAACGTTTTGACTCTAATCTCTTGACACCTGTACAAATGTCTAGTGGTCCCGATGGTAATCTCTATTTTGCCAGCTTGTTTGGCAATTCCATCGGTCGCTGGACTCTTGTACCACCATCTACCTAA
- a CDS encoding PRC-barrel domain-containing protein produces MRKGSDIIDKVVVTYDAGKKIERIQDLIFDQNHNQILGFLVEEKGLFRDAKVIPLQEVRAIGLDAIVVNSQESVVEAHLVPTIKEILHQNIVLRGTRILTTEGLDLGGLVDLFFDEHSGLVEGYEVSGGVFADAYSGRSFVPAPETLKIGSDVAFVPPETAQMMAEQVGGIRGAVNATEDKFQDSAETANRRLQAAVQTVNQHLQEARQNASEQLQSATDATSSKLQDLNRDATASLTNNLIDPGEQKIYVIGKHVEQDVRTPDGNVLLLQGQEVTLVDAEAAERLGILDELYRATGGSLTANISRNLQAAIQSTGNQIGSATHSSVANLRHSVDGVAAHVALLQAKGRRVLETVRANDGLIIAASGQIVTESVLARTQAYGKEVELLNAAGLHLASTAHSSANDTWLETKVQLRDGANIAQENLSSFWQTLKKQSEKLQGRSARAIKKQRIEQALGRPVTRVILDPEDKVILNVGELITHRAVRQAEESGILNILLSSVYTKEPEISDKELRASEHGMAALAHQGNGRSQLESKSILVN; encoded by the coding sequence ATGCGTAAAGGTAGTGATATTATCGATAAAGTAGTCGTCACATACGACGCGGGTAAAAAAATTGAGCGCATTCAAGATTTAATTTTCGATCAAAATCATAATCAAATTTTGGGCTTTTTAGTTGAAGAGAAGGGACTGTTTCGGGATGCAAAAGTGATTCCTCTGCAAGAGGTACGAGCTATCGGGTTAGATGCAATCGTAGTTAACTCTCAAGAATCTGTTGTTGAGGCACATCTCGTCCCTACCATAAAAGAGATTTTGCACCAGAATATTGTCCTCAGAGGTACAAGAATTCTCACCACAGAGGGACTCGATCTCGGCGGACTGGTTGATTTGTTCTTTGATGAGCATAGTGGACTGGTGGAAGGATACGAAGTTTCAGGTGGTGTGTTTGCCGATGCTTACTCTGGGCGATCGTTTGTTCCTGCCCCCGAAACGCTGAAAATTGGTTCCGATGTTGCTTTTGTGCCTCCAGAAACGGCTCAAATGATGGCAGAACAGGTTGGTGGTATCCGAGGAGCCGTTAACGCTACTGAAGATAAATTCCAAGACTCAGCTGAGACTGCTAACCGTAGACTGCAAGCAGCAGTTCAAACTGTAAATCAGCATCTACAGGAAGCAAGGCAGAATGCAAGTGAGCAATTACAGTCTGCAACTGATGCTACTAGCAGCAAACTGCAAGACCTAAATCGAGATGCAACTGCTTCGCTGACAAATAATCTGATTGACCCTGGGGAGCAAAAAATATATGTGATTGGCAAGCATGTTGAGCAGGATGTGCGGACTCCAGACGGAAATGTATTGCTACTGCAAGGACAGGAAGTCACCCTAGTTGATGCAGAAGCCGCCGAACGCTTGGGTATCCTTGATGAACTCTATCGAGCTACCGGTGGCAGTCTAACTGCAAATATCAGCCGCAATCTGCAAGCAGCAATCCAATCTACTGGTAATCAAATTGGGAGCGCCACTCACAGTAGTGTTGCTAATCTACGTCACTCAGTTGATGGGGTGGCTGCACATGTAGCGCTTCTACAAGCAAAAGGGCGTAGAGTCTTGGAAACGGTGCGTGCTAACGATGGCTTAATTATTGCCGCATCTGGGCAAATTGTGACCGAATCTGTTCTCGCTCGTACCCAGGCTTACGGTAAAGAAGTAGAATTACTTAACGCTGCTGGTCTACATCTGGCAAGCACGGCGCATTCTAGCGCTAATGACACTTGGTTAGAAACCAAAGTTCAACTACGCGACGGAGCAAATATTGCTCAAGAGAACCTCAGTAGTTTTTGGCAAACCTTGAAAAAGCAGTCTGAAAAGCTACAAGGACGCAGCGCAAGGGCAATCAAAAAGCAACGGATTGAACAAGCATTGGGTCGTCCAGTTACCCGTGTCATTCTTGACCCAGAAGACAAGGTAATTCTGAATGTGGGCGAACTAATTACCCATCGTGCTGTCCGTCAGGCTGAAGAAAGTGGAATTCTAAATATTTTGCTGAGTTCAGTTTATACTAAGGAGCCAGAAATCTCTGATAAGGAGTTACGTGCATCAGAACACGGAATGGCAGCCCTAGCGCATCAAGGTAATGGGCGATCGCAACTTGAATCTAAATCAATATTGGTAAATTAA
- a CDS encoding protein-glutamate O-methyltransferase CheR translates to MKQTQSVSANDFEYLRQLVHEHSAVVLSAEKSYLAELHLQPIAESGGFAGIAELVAHLRTQPFNYLHIQTIEALVTNETSFFRDHHPFEALRQYILPELIKKRSPERSLNIWCAACSNGQEPYSIAMLIREHFPLLTNWSIRLIASDFSTKVLARAQKGHYNRLEISRGLSKNLRDKYFHQLDSEWQIKDEIRQMPEFRQLNLMQSWSSLPEIDVIFLRNVLIYYDMATKKDLLKKVKQQLKKDGYLFLGSTETIINLDGSFKKVSFNKSICYQLHNT, encoded by the coding sequence ATGAAACAGACTCAAAGCGTAAGCGCCAATGATTTTGAGTATCTTCGTCAATTAGTTCATGAGCATTCAGCAGTTGTGTTGTCTGCTGAGAAAAGCTATCTGGCGGAGCTACATTTACAGCCAATTGCCGAATCAGGAGGATTTGCTGGAATTGCTGAGCTGGTGGCACATCTACGCACTCAACCCTTTAATTATCTTCACATCCAAACCATCGAGGCATTAGTCACTAATGAAACCTCATTCTTTCGAGATCATCACCCATTTGAAGCACTGAGACAATACATACTACCAGAGTTAATCAAAAAACGTTCTCCTGAGCGATCGCTCAACATTTGGTGTGCTGCTTGCTCGAATGGACAAGAACCCTACAGCATCGCCATGCTAATTCGTGAACATTTTCCCTTGCTTACCAATTGGTCTATAAGGCTAATTGCTAGCGATTTTTCCACCAAAGTATTAGCACGCGCCCAAAAAGGGCACTATAACCGACTTGAAATTAGCCGTGGACTATCTAAAAATCTCCGTGACAAGTACTTTCATCAGTTAGATAGTGAGTGGCAAATAAAGGATGAAATTCGCCAGATGCCAGAGTTTCGTCAGCTCAACCTGATGCAATCTTGGTCATCCCTTCCCGAAATTGACGTGATTTTTTTACGCAATGTTTTAATCTACTATGATATGGCAACCAAAAAAGACCTGCTAAAAAAGGTAAAACAGCAATTAAAAAAAGATGGCTACCTGTTTCTCGGTAGCACTGAGACGATTATCAACCTCGATGGCTCATTCAAAAAGGTTTCATTTAACAAGAGTATCTGCTATCAATTGCATAATACTTAA